DNA from Numida meleagris isolate 19003 breed g44 Domestic line chromosome 24, NumMel1.0, whole genome shotgun sequence:
GCTAAAACTCCTGCCTACAAGTTTCCCACCAGAAGCTCAGCAAATAATCCTCTGGCTGACCTGCAGCCCTCCACCAACCCTGCTTAAATCCCACGTCccccaggcacagcacagcaggctgACCTGGCCGTGAGGTGCATGAGAGAGACAGGACTTGCCCCACGCCCCTGAGGCAGAGAGGGAGCCTGAAACACCGGTGGGGGTCCCTacaatcccctccctgtccccagaTGGGCATCTGATGACGGCTGCTTTACCTGGGGGACAGCTTTTGGTGCAGAGGTAGTCTGCTCCGGCGCACCAAACTCACCAGCCCCGACGTCACGAGGTGACTGGCGACAACCAGCCCCAAGCACCAGTAGCGGCGTCTTTCGCATGCGTCGAAGAAGATCACTCCCCAGAAGGTGTGGAGCAAAACGACGGCCATGGTGAGGAATGCTGCGGGAAGAGGGTGACACAGACCCCCTCAGAGCTCACCACGCCTCCCCGCTGCGGCGGGGCAGGACCAAGCCAGCCCCCAGCCTCACCCGAGGTGATGAAGTAGTACGGTGAGTCCCCGTGGATCCCGACGATGCCCGGCCCGATGGAGTCTGCCAGGATATTAATGACTGAGAACACGCCGCTGATGATGCCGAAGGACAGACCTGACACTGCGGAGGGGACAAGGGCATCAGCTGTGACCAAGCGTGGCTGCGCTGTGCCCACCTGATGCCTGCTTGGTTCCGTGCTCACCGTACGCCATCTGCTTGAGAGAGATGGGCGACCGGCCGTCCTCGCTGATCGTCGCCAGGCCTTCATCCGCTTTCCTGCTTGGGCAGAAGAGAAAGTGTGACGAGGTGAGGAGGAACAGGGCCTGCATGGGGATCTGCCTTACAAAGGGAGTTTTGTCAAACAGGATGGGAAGGGCTTGTTATAAACACGTCTGGAGTAAAGGAGAACAGCTCCAGTGCAGGATCTAAGGAGGAAGAAACTTTGTGGATAAAAATCAGAGGTCAGCAGTGACCACAACTACCAGATCAAGTCGCTCAGTACATGGCTTGAGAGGACCTGGGGTGAGGGAGCAGGGAGTGCTGCCCGTGGATGGGCCCTTACTTCAGCAGCTTGAAGTAGGCAAATCGGAaagcctcctgcagcaggacgGAGACAGCGGCCCCGAAGATGAGGAGGCCGTACTGAAGCCTGGCATTGCCCTGGTCGCTGAGATGGACCGAAATGAACCAGATGAGAGAGGCCAGGAGCAGGGACACCAGCCAGAAAAACGCTCTGTGGAGAGAAAACAGCGAGCTGAGACAGGGAACCCCGGCAGCACTTCCACTTAGGATCCGGAGGTAAGGATCACGCAGCAGTGACATGCTGcgccatcagctgctgctgtggtttgtCTTGGCTCCAGGTCACACGTGCAGCACAGGAAGTTTTGGTGACAGAGTCTGCTGTTTGGTCACTGTCATGTGAGATGTGGCAATCTGCTCGAGGAGAAAGTGCACAGCTGAAAATCAAACAGATTTGGAGACAGAAATCTTCGTTTCTCTCTCAGGGCCATGTCAACCTTCTCTGAGGACAGCTGCTGCCCTAGGAAGCAGGGCCTGAAGCTTCCAGGCGCTCAGTTCTGCGCCCCTGGAAGGCTCATTCAAGGGCCTGTCCCTGGAAAGATGAGTGCAGTGAGAAAGGGCTGGCTCGGATCCACTCCTGTCTCCGTCCCGGACAGTGAGCCCCTGCATTAACCTGTGGCAGCAGCAAAGCCCTGGCAGGAGCCACGACCTGGGGACGAGCTGAGCACCATGACAGACAACACACAGCTGCTCTCATTCgtgcagccttcctgctgcaaCAAAAACTTGCAGCTTCATCTGCAGCCCACGGGGCTGTGGGACAGCACACAACCGGTGCAAAACCTCCCCTGGGTGGGGGGCTGTGCCACCAGACCTGCCCCGAGAACAGCACCAGGCAAGGCAGAACAGGGCAGGTTAGAGCCAGGCCTGGCTCCTGCATCCCAGGGAGAGGAGGCCCCACGTCCTGGGGGTGTCCCCCTGCCCTCCCACGCACCCCCAAAGACCCCCAGAGCTACCAACACCCCGCAGCCCCCAAAGGGCACCTCTAGGCCCCCCAGACAGCACCCTCGGGCCCCCTCACGAccgcagcagctcccccaggcCCCTCTCAGCCCCCANNNNNNNNNNNNNNNNNNNNNNNNNNNNNNNNNNNNNNNNNNNNNNNNNNNNNNNNNNNNNNNNNNNNNNNNNNNNNNNNNNNNNNNNNNNNNNNNNNNNNNNNNNNNNNNNNNNNNNNNNNNNNNNNNNNNNNNNNNNNNNNNNNNNNNNNNNNNNNNNNNNNNNNNNNNNNNNNNNNNNNNTCCCTATAGGCCCTATGGGCCCCCAGCGTCCCCTCAAAGCCGCTCCCCCCCAGGCCCTCTCTCACCCTGCCACCAGGATGATGACCCGCAGCGGTTCCGCCGCCACCGTCAGCAGCACGAGGGCGAGCGCGGGGCCGAAGGCGATGCCCGCGCACCCGAAGAAGACGGCGGCCCCCAtggcggcgggggcgggcggAGCGGCCGCGGGGCACGACGGGAGTTGTAGGccgagagagagagagagagagagggagggcGGACAGCGCCCCCTTGGCGGCGGGAGGTCGCGGAAGGCGGGGGCCATGGGGACGGTGGGGTGGGGACATTTCGCGGGAGGTGTGGGGACAGAACGAGAGCAGCGCGCTGTGGCCCAGGCTGGTTTTGAAGCTTAAAgcccttttatttctttaactcTGGGCAAAGCGGTCGGGGAAGCCTCAGCACCGCGGTGGTGTTGTCTGTGGGGCCTGGTGGTGTCATGGCGGCGTGGGCCCCGCGAGGGTGAGGTGCGCGTacagcagctcttcctgtgGCACCGACACCGTCACTGGAACCGTCACCGCGGCTCCAGCCTCGCCATGTCCCCTGAcaccccccggccccgctgtgCAGCCGCCTGGGGGGCAGCATGTCCCCCTCACAAGGACCCCCCTGTCCCTCCACTGCCACCTCCATCCACCAATGTCCCCAACACCCCCCACCATCCCCACAGGGGCCTCACTGTCCCCCCACACAATCCCCCACCATCCACCCACCAAcaccccattgtcccccattgtcccccattgtCCCTCATTGTCCCCCACATCCCCTCTTTGCCACCCATTGCCCCTCATTGATACCTCATTGTCCCCATCGTCCCCCACACCCCCCCATTGCCACCCACTGTCCCTCTTTGACACCCCATTGCCCCCCACTGttccccacatccccacattGCCTTTCATTGCCCCTCACTGacccccactgtgccccacatccCCTCACTGTCCACCATTGTCCACCCCGCCAcccccaccaggacccccaccTGCGGCTCTGGGTGCTCTGGGACCGTCGGCTGGTGGCCTGAGGATGGGACAGAAACACGGCCCCAGCACGGGGTTGGGGTGATGGGGAAGTGGGGGACGGAGGGGAACTGAGGATGGGGGGAACTGAGGATGGCACTGTGGGATGGAGCAGCCCCAGAAGGGTGCAAAGGACAGTGGAGGACAGCAGGGGCAGGAGGACAccccctgtccctgtcccacTCCTTACCTGCCTGTGCAGGGATGAGGCAGCGGGCACCGATCcagaggctgagcagcagcagcagtgtcccAGCTGCGGCCATTCCCATGGAGATGGGCAGCGGGCATCCACCTGGGGGCCAGCCCATGTCCCATCATTGCCACAGAGACACCATTGTCCCCCAGTATCCTCCTGTGGATTCCCAACAGCCTCTATCAACGCCAAAATGACCCCATTGTCTCCCCCCATGCCCCCACCACAGCTACAACGACCCCATTGACCCCCCCCAGATCACTCTCCTCTGATCCCCACCCCAGCATCGCACTGCCTCAATTTCCCCCCATGTGTCCCAGCTGGAAGGAGCCACAAAGAGGGGTCACCCCACTCTCCTTTCCCCCACCTTCCCGGCCCTGTGCTCACCCGCAGCCTCATGCAGCTCCGTGCTCCTCTGGACGTGGGGGCCGGAAGCATTGAAGCGAACCTTGCAGAGCCCCCCAGGCTtcccagggctgagcagcagctctgtgctatTCCCCAGCCCTAGCATCTCTGGGGGTCGTTCCCCCCCTGTCCAGGAGATGACGACGGGGCCACCcgcagcacccacagcacagATGGTGCTGAGAGGGGAGTGGGGGGACCCGTGTGTGGCCAGAACCTGCACCCAGCTGTGGGTCCTCCAGCTGTCTGCAGAAAGGGAGCTCAGTAGGGGCCCCTACATAGTGCCAGGGGGAGTGGGGGGGtctgttttttgggggggacaTGGGGGTCACAAGCACTGAGGGAGGCACGAGGTTCCATTTCAACAGGGAGGATGTGGAAGGTGGACAACATGCAATGGGGGACCTGCAGGGGCATGCTCAGTGAGGATCTGTAGGGGTCTCATCCAGTGGGATGATGTGGGGGGTGCCCATCCAGGGAGGGCAGCATGGAGAGTCCCAACCAAAGGAGGGATCTGGGGGTCCCAACCCACTGGAGGACACGGGGATGCCCTTTGGTGGGGAGGAAGTGAGGGGCTGTGTGAGATGGGGCAGACAGAGGGGTCCCATTCAGTGGGTGTCACGGGGGTCGCATCCAACGGGGTCTTGgggtccccccaccccctcctacctcccaccagcagcacggTGCCGTTGGCAAACTGCAGCTTGGGGGTGATGGAGCTTGCACAGAGGTACAGAGCGGTGTCCTCAGGGCGGGCGGCGTCGATGTGCAGCACAGCGTGGTACGTCCGATACTCACAGGAGAATCCATCCCGCCTTCCATCTATGCAGGTCAGAAGCAGTCGGGGCGGCTCTCCAGGGCTGCGCCGGTACCACAGCACCTTGCCTCTACCATCCATTTTAGCATCTGCCATGCATCTGATGCGCACTGCGTCCCCGGGTTCCACGAAGAGGACAGGCTCCGGctgccacagctccagcagcgcTGCGGGGACTGAGCGGGGGTCACTGCCCGCCCCAGCCCCCAGCGCCTTGTTAGCATcagcccccccggccccgtCCCCAGCACACACCCAGGCACAGCGGCAGCAGGAGCCCCGTGGTCGCCAGCACCGTTGTGCAGGAGGAACCCCCGGGTGCCATCGGTGCGGCGCAGCCCTTCTGCAGAGCGCGGCGGGACGGGGCGCTGCTCAAAGCGCGGGGCCGTGGCAGCAACGCCTCCTGGCCACGTGGACACCGCGTCCCCATCAGAGTCACTATTTCCCTCTCAGGGCCACGGTGTCCCCAGGAGGGTGGTGGTGCCCCTTTTAGGATTGTGGTGTCCCTGCATGGCCTGGATGTCCCATAAGGGATGGATCATGCGCATGAGGATATGGTGTCTCGCAAAGGAATCAACGTCCCCACAAGAGTCACTGTGTCTTCATGGGGGACTCAGTGTCCCCATGTGGGTCTGAATGTGCCCACGAGGGTCTCAGTGTCCCCACGAGGGTCTCAGTGTCCCCATGAGCACTGTGGTGTCCCCATGAAGGGCTCAGTGTCCCCGTGAGGGTCTCAGTGTCCCCATGAGGTTCGTGGTGTCCCCACGAGTGTTGCGGTGTCTCCTAGAGGACGATGGCGATCCCACATGGAAGCGGTGTCTCCAGGAGTGTCACAGTGTCCCTGTGAGCACCACGGTGTCCCTGTGAGGATCACATCCTGCTCTGGGTTTGCTGGAACGCACCGCGGCTCCCAAGCCAGGTGCTGCCAGGGACCCCCAGGTGGGGTGAACACATGGATATTTGGGTTTTGAACATTTCTGCCATGCTCAGAGCTGGAGGTGGCCCCTCAAGGACCCTCTGCTCCCCCCCAAATACTCAGGGTGAGGTGAGaaggcagccccagcacctggCACTGCAAACCACAGCGCGCTGCGGTGCCAAAGCCCTGCTGGGGACCGACCCCCACTCCCCCCAGCCATCCTCGCATCGGGCTCTCACCAAAGCGACCTTCAAGTGACGTTCAAAGGACAAAGGACCCAAGGCAGTTTCgctccccccagccctgcccgccACGCTCTGCTCTTGTGGTCGAGCAAAGACGGCAAAACACTCCGAAGCCAACGGTCTGAGGGCAGCACTGAGGGTGGGGGATGACGACAACAGGGGCTGCgtgcaaacaaacaacagaaaggtGACAAAACAACAGGGGGGGGGGTGGCAAAGTGAGCGAGGCGAGCGTGACCGCAGCGCTGCTCCGGCTGCAGGAACCACGCAGTGCCCACGCGAGCTGCCCTCACCCTGCTGATGGCCCCCAGCAGCCCATGctccccccccaccctcccGGTCCCTCCATGTCCCCCCCTGTCCCCTGATGTCCTGcacagcccatgggcaccatcTCAGCGTtggagctgtgctctgtgtgtcCCCATCCGGGTGCCACGCTCGGTGCAGGTGCAGGGAGCTCAGTCCCAGCCCCAAACCCTGGAGTGGCCACGGGGCTGCGCTGGGGGGAGCAATGCAGGGATGAAGGCCTGGGATGGGAGTGGGGGGGGGTTGCAAAGACAGAATGCAGGGCAACAAAATCCCTCATGCAACGTGGAGCCGGGGTTCAGTTCCATTTTGCAAACGAGAGCGGAGCTCGTGGCCCCAGCGAGCGCGTGGCATGGGGGTGGCAGAGTCGGGGCTGCGTGGCTGCTTTCATTTCCCGGCCTCTGTCCCCTTCCCAACGTTCCCCCCCTCCTCTCCTTGTGACCCCAAATGCCACCCGGGCTCCTCGTCCCATCATTAGTGTCACCTCGGCCATAAGCTCGGCCGCAGGATGCGGCACAGGAAGGCTCCTCCTCGGCCCCGGGCCCCGTCCCACCCCAAATTTCCCCTTTCAGAGCTTTCTGcaagagctgagagcagcctgaggctgtgcagctgtgctcagcaccaTCCAAGCATGCCCTGCAGCCCGGCCCGTgtcatcctgctgctgctgcccggtaagtgctgccccagccccgctTTTCTCCCCGTGCAGCGCTTGGCGTTGGCTGAGTGGTCTGAGCAGAGGGAGGGGGGCAGTTGCGGGGCTCGCATCGATGCCATTTGCTGATGGA
Protein-coding regions in this window:
- the APH1A gene encoding gamma-secretase subunit APH-1A, with amino-acid sequence MGAAVFFGCAGIAFGPALALVLLTVAAEPLRVIILVAGAFFWLVSLLLASLIWFISVHLSDQGNARLQYGLLIFGAAVSVLLQEAFRFAYFKLLKKADEGLATISEDGRSPISLKQMAYVSGLSFGIISGVFSVINILADSIGPGIVGIHGDSPYYFITSAFLTMAVVLLHTFWGVIFFDACERRRYWCLGLVVASHLVTSGLTFLNPWYVASLVPIYIITICMGVWAFFTAGGSFHNILKCLSCKQEDDSRVMMYSALQVPFED
- the LOC110387883 gene encoding uncharacterized protein LOC110387883 isoform X2, yielding MGTRCPRGQEALLPRPRALSSAPSRRALQKGCAAPMAPGGSSCTTVLATTGLLLPLCLVPAALLELWQPEPVLFVEPGDAVRIRCMADAKMDGRGKVLWYRRSPGEPPRLLLTCIDGRRDGFSCEYRTYHAVLHIDAARPEDTALYLCASSITPKLQFANGTVLLVGDSWRTHSWVQVLATHGSPHSPLSTICAVGAAGGPVVISWTGGERPPEMLGLGNSTELLLSPGKPGGLCKVRFNASGPHVQRSTELHEAAGGCPLPISMGMAAAGTLLLLLSLWIGARCLIPAQAGHQPTVPEHPEPQEELLYAHLTLAGPTPP
- the LOC110387883 gene encoding uncharacterized protein LOC110387883 isoform X1, with product MGTRCPRGQEALLPRPRALSSAPSRRALQKGCAAPMAPGGSSCTTVLATTGLLLPLCLVPAALLELWQPEPVLFVEPGDAVRIRCMADAKMDGRGKVLWYRRSPGEPPRLLLTCIDGRRDGFSCEYRTYHAVLHIDAARPEDTALYLCASSITPKLQFANGTVLLVGDSWRTHSWVQVLATHGSPHSPLSTICAVGAAGGPVVISWTGGERPPEMLGLGNSTELLLSPGKPGGLCKVRFNASGPHVQRSTELHEAAGGCPLPISMGMAAAGTLLLLLSLWIGARCLIPAQAGKEWDRDRGCPPAPAVLHCPLHPSGAAPSHSAILSSPHPQFPSVPHFPITPTPCWGRVSVPSSGHQPTVPEHPEPQEELLYAHLTLAGPTPP